From the genome of Pseudomonas sp. Teo4, one region includes:
- a CDS encoding SDR family NAD(P)-dependent oxidoreductase, which translates to MSKRLQDKVAFVTGAGSGIGEATALRFAEEGALVVLCGRRAQPLEGVKERILAEGGRAEVAVADVSDEQAYVAALQATAQRHGQLDILVNNAMAYTWGGIDSMSTADWHANFATTVDGTFWGTRTAMQLMQGKGGSIVNIASICGLFGTAWMAGYSAAKAAVINFSRAAASEGAAHNIRCNVIIPGVVDTPATAGMLSDDKARANTEKVIPMRRVGLPVELANAILFLASDEASYVTGASLAVDGGRGSDLYTVLE; encoded by the coding sequence ATGAGCAAACGACTGCAGGATAAGGTCGCCTTCGTCACCGGCGCAGGTTCGGGGATTGGTGAGGCGACGGCGCTGCGTTTCGCCGAAGAGGGCGCCCTGGTGGTGCTGTGCGGGCGCCGGGCGCAGCCGCTGGAAGGGGTCAAGGAGCGGATTCTGGCCGAGGGTGGCCGCGCCGAAGTGGCGGTGGCCGATGTCAGCGACGAACAGGCCTATGTCGCCGCGCTGCAGGCCACCGCGCAGCGCCACGGCCAGCTGGACATTCTGGTGAACAATGCCATGGCCTACACCTGGGGTGGCATCGACAGCATGAGCACGGCCGACTGGCACGCCAACTTCGCGACCACCGTCGACGGCACCTTCTGGGGCACCCGCACAGCGATGCAACTGATGCAGGGCAAAGGCGGCTCGATCGTCAATATCGCCTCTATCTGCGGGCTGTTCGGCACCGCCTGGATGGCCGGCTACTCGGCGGCCAAAGCGGCGGTGATCAACTTCAGCCGGGCCGCCGCCAGTGAAGGGGCGGCGCACAACATCCGCTGCAACGTGATCATCCCGGGCGTGGTCGACACACCCGCCACCGCAGGCATGCTCAGTGATGACAAAGCCCGCGCCAACACCGAGAAGGTCATTCCCATGCGCCGGGTGGGCCTGCCCGTGGAGCTGGCCAACGCCATTCTGTTCCTCGCCAGCGACGAGGCATCCTACGTGACCGGCGCGAGCCTGGCGGTAGACGGCGGGCGGGGTTCGGACCTGTACACGGTGTTGGAATGA
- a CDS encoding SDR family NAD(P)-dependent oxidoreductase, with the protein MKLQNKVAFVTGAGQGMGQAIVRRFVAEGAKVVAVDLNQAVLAAGLDDLGEQVLALGCNVADAASVADAMGQVEARFGGLDIVVNNAGVGALDSFLETPDDSWARVLGVNLGGTFLCCREGAKLMVKGKRQGVLINLSSTAALTGEGPSHYCASKAAVMGLTRSIARELAGQGIRVNTLVPGPTNTPMMAGIPDEHMQALLKNVPLGRMCETDEIARVAVFLASDDASFITGQNIAVNGGMAFI; encoded by the coding sequence ATGAAACTGCAGAACAAAGTGGCTTTCGTTACCGGTGCCGGGCAAGGCATGGGCCAGGCCATCGTGCGCCGCTTCGTCGCCGAGGGCGCGAAGGTGGTGGCGGTGGATCTCAACCAGGCCGTGTTGGCCGCAGGGCTGGATGATTTGGGCGAGCAGGTGCTGGCGCTGGGCTGCAACGTGGCCGACGCGGCGTCCGTGGCCGATGCCATGGGGCAGGTCGAGGCGCGCTTCGGCGGCCTCGATATCGTGGTCAACAATGCCGGCGTCGGTGCGCTCGACAGCTTCCTGGAAACGCCCGACGACAGCTGGGCGCGGGTGCTTGGCGTGAACCTGGGCGGCACCTTCCTGTGCTGCCGCGAAGGCGCCAAGTTGATGGTCAAGGGCAAGCGCCAGGGCGTGCTGATCAATCTGTCGAGCACCGCCGCGCTGACCGGTGAGGGGCCGAGCCACTACTGCGCGTCGAAAGCCGCGGTGATGGGCCTGACCCGCTCGATCGCCCGCGAGCTGGCCGGGCAGGGTATTCGCGTAAACACCCTGGTACCCGGCCCGACCAACACCCCGATGATGGCCGGCATCCCTGACGAACACATGCAGGCGCTGCTGAAAAACGTGCCCCTGGGGCGCATGTGCGAAACCGACGAGATCGCCCGCGTGGCTGTGTTCCTGGCCAGTGACGATGCCAGTTTCATCACCGGCCAGAACATCGCCGTCAACGGCGGCATGGCCTTCATCTGA
- a CDS encoding NADH:flavin oxidoreductase → MNPNTPPSPFSPLHIGPLTLKNRFIKAATNEGMSTQGVPSRQLAQLHANLAAGGVALTTVAYCAVSRDGRTLPNQLILERESLPHFKALTDAVHREGGLASAQITHGGCFTFIRERSTPRPLSASGGFNKIGMMSGMFRKQAMNEADMQQVVRDFAQGARLAREAGFDAVEIHMGHGYLLSQFISPLYNKRRDQYGGSLENRLRFPRRVLRAVLDAVGKDLAVICKYSITEGVRAGNSADDGARIAQMLEQEGAHLLVLSAGMNAESITTMFGSSFPKENRVQQKNPVIALAMAIQRRMDPVVEFRELYLLEHARKVRAAVKMPLAYLGGAKSLASIEQVMAEGFDLVAMGRVLIAESDYVNKLARGQSRNSICTACNRCVAMMYTPGAHPVCWDGREMQR, encoded by the coding sequence ATGAACCCGAACACGCCTCCATCCCCATTCAGCCCGCTGCACATCGGCCCGCTGACGCTCAAGAACCGTTTTATCAAAGCCGCCACCAACGAAGGCATGAGCACCCAGGGCGTGCCTTCTCGGCAACTGGCCCAGCTGCACGCCAACCTGGCGGCCGGCGGCGTGGCGCTGACCACCGTGGCCTACTGCGCGGTCAGCCGTGACGGGCGTACGCTGCCCAATCAACTGATTCTGGAGCGCGAGAGCCTGCCGCACTTCAAGGCCCTGACCGACGCCGTGCACCGTGAGGGCGGCCTGGCCAGCGCGCAGATCACCCACGGTGGCTGCTTCACCTTCATCCGCGAGCGCTCCACGCCACGGCCGCTGTCGGCCAGTGGCGGCTTCAACAAGATCGGCATGATGAGCGGCATGTTCCGCAAACAGGCAATGAACGAAGCCGACATGCAGCAGGTAGTGCGTGATTTCGCCCAAGGTGCGCGCCTGGCCCGGGAAGCGGGTTTCGACGCGGTGGAGATCCACATGGGCCATGGCTACTTGCTCAGCCAGTTCATTTCGCCGTTGTACAACAAGCGCCGTGACCAGTACGGCGGCAGCCTGGAAAACCGCCTGCGCTTCCCGCGACGGGTGCTGCGTGCGGTGCTCGATGCCGTGGGCAAGGACCTGGCGGTGATCTGCAAGTACAGCATCACCGAGGGCGTACGTGCCGGCAACAGTGCCGATGACGGCGCCCGGATTGCCCAGATGCTGGAGCAGGAAGGCGCCCACCTGTTGGTGCTCAGTGCCGGGATGAACGCTGAATCGATCACCACCATGTTCGGCTCGTCCTTCCCCAAGGAAAACCGCGTGCAACAGAAGAACCCGGTGATTGCCCTGGCAATGGCGATACAACGGCGCATGGACCCGGTGGTGGAGTTTCGTGAGCTGTACCTGCTGGAGCATGCGCGCAAGGTGCGGGCGGCGGTGAAGATGCCGTTGGCGTACCTGGGTGGGGCCAAGAGCCTGGCAAGCATCGAGCAGGTGATGGCCGAGGGCTTTGACCTGGTGGCCATGGGGCGGGTGTTGATTGCCGAGAGCGACTATGTGAACAAGCTGGCGCGCGGGCAAAGCCGCAATTCGATTTGTACGGCGTGCAACCGTTGCGTGGCGATGATGTATACGCCTGGGGCACATCCTGTGTGCTGGGACGGCCGGGAGATGCAGCGTTGA
- a CDS encoding DUF1302 family protein has protein sequence MGEDPAQPGGRLLRQRYLWPGGGVLPPQRRGDRKPAGQELYRRQLCRRGQTRDSGQWGMGVRYRITENTEVGLFHYRYHERVGSLFFDFTGQTQYSSNSRVSQRSNTSVAPSYRMGYFEDVELTGVSFSSKIGDAVQYAGDLSYRDGASVYLNNGAPTTGQIWQGNLNASYILGPSFLAQQTTFMGEVVHQHIAGVDTLVVTGGGAGVDGRFDEFESDTQTRGSTLLGVGAYMDYPSIANGLDLTTKVVWQQNVDGSAYQGLGRDEKRLTVGGDFKYLGNFQVGLTYVAYLSSPDVAQGRLLADRDYVSFNAKYTF, from the coding sequence ATGGGAGAAGACCCAGCTCAACCCGGTGGGCGACTACTTCGGCAGCGATACCTTTGGCCCGGGGGCGGAGTTCTTCCGCCTCAACGCCGGGGTGATCGAAAGCCTGCCGGACAAGAGCTTTACCGGCGTCAACTATGCCGGCGAGGTCAAACCCGGGACAGCGGCCAGTGGGGCATGGGTGTGCGCTATCGCATCACCGAAAACACCGAGGTCGGCCTGTTCCACTACCGCTACCACGAGCGGGTTGGTTCACTGTTCTTCGACTTCACCGGGCAGACCCAGTACTCGTCGAATTCGCGGGTCAGCCAGCGTTCCAACACCAGCGTTGCGCCGTCTTACCGCATGGGCTACTTCGAGGATGTCGAGCTGACCGGGGTCAGCTTCAGCTCCAAGATCGGCGATGCGGTGCAGTATGCCGGCGACCTGAGCTACCGCGACGGTGCCTCGGTCTACCTCAACAACGGTGCACCCACCACCGGGCAGATCTGGCAAGGCAACCTCAACGCCTCGTACATCCTGGGCCCGAGCTTCCTGGCTCAGCAGACCACGTTCATGGGCGAGGTGGTGCATCAGCACATCGCCGGCGTCGACACCCTGGTGGTCACTGGCGGTGGCGCCGGAGTGGACGGCCGTTTCGACGAGTTCGAGTCCGACACCCAGACCCGCGGCTCGACCCTGCTGGGCGTGGGCGCCTACATGGATTACCCGTCCATCGCCAACGGCCTGGACCTGACCACCAAGGTGGTGTGGCAGCAGAACGTCGACGGCAGCGCCTACCAGGGCCTGGGGCGCGATGAAAAACGCCTGACCGTGGGCGGCGACTTCAAGTACCTGGGCAACTTCCAGGTGGGCCTGACCTATGTGGCCTACCTCAGTTCGCCAGATGTCGCCCAGGGCCGCCTGCTGGCGGACCGCGATTACGTGTCGTTCAACGCCAAGTACACCTTCTGA
- a CDS encoding FadD3 family acyl-CoA ligase — MKQSLNQTPTHTSIARLLFDSAQRFAGHTAIEENGERLDYADLPERALQVTRGLMALGIQPGDRVGVWAPNSREWILAALGIHCAGAVLVPINTRMKGVEAADVLARSCCRVLFVQQRFLDVDYPALLAPHRPSTLEHQVVFGCDQALPGQDLSYTQFLVGAATIEKLTAQRRALCIAPEAVCDLLFTSGTTGKPKGVMSAHGQNLRAFGEYVRVLGLGPGDRYLIVNPFFHAFGYKAGWLTCLIAGATILPHAVFDAEVVFQRIARERVTVLPGAPTLYLSLLAHPRLAETDLSSLRVAVTGSASIPPSLIERMRNELGFSVVTTAYGLTECGGLATLCDPRASAEVIASTSGRPLPGTEVSIRDPDNQSLPQGQTGEICLRGFHIMQGYFQDPAATAEAIDAEGWLHTGDVGRLDADGNLAITDRLKDMYIVGGFNCYPAEIEAALLAHPAIAQVAVIGVADARMGEVGCACVVLRDGRQLNEQELIGWSRERMANYKVPRQVRFFSALPLNPSNKVAKNDLRAAVAQA, encoded by the coding sequence ATGAAACAAAGCCTGAACCAGACGCCAACCCATACCAGCATTGCCCGCCTGCTGTTCGACAGCGCACAGCGCTTCGCCGGCCACACCGCCATCGAGGAAAACGGCGAACGTCTGGATTACGCCGACCTGCCCGAGCGGGCCTTGCAGGTCACCCGAGGCCTCATGGCCCTTGGAATCCAGCCAGGCGACCGGGTCGGCGTGTGGGCGCCCAACAGCCGCGAGTGGATTCTCGCCGCCTTGGGTATCCACTGTGCCGGTGCGGTGCTGGTGCCGATCAACACCCGCATGAAGGGCGTCGAGGCGGCCGATGTACTGGCCCGCAGCTGCTGCCGGGTGCTATTCGTGCAGCAGCGTTTCCTGGACGTCGACTACCCCGCGTTGCTGGCGCCCCACCGTCCCTCGACTCTGGAGCACCAGGTGGTGTTCGGTTGCGATCAGGCACTGCCTGGCCAAGACCTGAGCTACACGCAGTTCCTGGTCGGCGCCGCGACCATCGAGAAACTTACCGCCCAGCGCCGCGCCTTGTGCATCGCGCCCGAAGCGGTCTGTGACCTGCTGTTCACTTCGGGCACCACCGGCAAGCCCAAGGGCGTGATGAGTGCCCACGGCCAGAACCTTCGCGCCTTCGGCGAGTACGTGCGGGTGCTGGGCCTGGGCCCGGGTGACCGTTACCTGATCGTCAACCCGTTCTTCCACGCCTTCGGCTACAAGGCCGGCTGGCTGACCTGCCTGATCGCCGGGGCGACCATCCTGCCCCATGCCGTGTTCGATGCCGAGGTGGTGTTCCAGCGCATTGCCCGTGAGCGGGTGACCGTGTTGCCGGGTGCACCAACCTTGTACCTGTCGTTGCTGGCCCACCCACGGCTGGCCGAAACCGACCTGTCGAGCCTGCGCGTTGCCGTCACCGGCTCGGCCAGCATTCCGCCGAGCCTGATCGAGCGCATGCGCAACGAGCTGGGCTTCAGCGTGGTGACCACCGCCTACGGCCTGACCGAATGCGGCGGCCTGGCGACCTTGTGCGACCCACGGGCGTCGGCCGAGGTGATCGCCAGCACCAGTGGCCGGCCATTGCCGGGCACCGAAGTGAGTATTCGCGACCCCGACAACCAAAGCCTGCCCCAGGGCCAGACCGGGGAAATCTGCCTGCGCGGCTTCCACATCATGCAGGGCTACTTCCAGGACCCGGCCGCCACCGCCGAGGCCATCGATGCCGAGGGTTGGCTGCACACCGGTGATGTCGGGCGTCTGGATGCGGACGGCAACCTGGCCATCACCGACCGCCTGAAGGACATGTACATCGTCGGCGGTTTCAACTGTTACCCCGCCGAGATCGAGGCGGCGCTGCTGGCCCACCCGGCCATCGCCCAGGTGGCGGTGATCGGCGTGGCCGATGCGCGCATGGGGGAGGTGGGCTGCGCCTGTGTGGTGCTGCGCGACGGGCGTCAGCTTAACGAGCAGGAGCTGATCGGCTGGAGCCGTGAGCGCATGGCCAACTACAAGGTGCCGCGCCAGGTGCGGTTCTTCAGCGCGCTGCCGTTGAACCCTTCGAACAAAGTGGCCAAGAACGACCTGCGAGCGGCGGTGGCCCAGGCCTGA
- a CDS encoding ferredoxin--NADP reductase, whose translation MTDYLALRVARVVEETADARSLVFDVPEALSERFRYQPGQFLTLRVPFDGGWLPRCYSLSSTPLLDEPLRVTIKRVRDGRASNWLCETLQEGQTLEVMPPAGVFVPRDLQGDLLLFGGGSGITPVLSILRSALLAGQGRILLIYANRDEQSVIFRDELRQLATVHPQRLQVVHWLDSLQGIPAVGQLAELARPFIDAQAFICGPGPFMDAAVEALKSLGMPPARVHVERFVSLPGEGEALPVTHSDAAVAAQLAVRLDGEEHTLACDSGETLLDAMQRAGLNPPSACRVGGCASCMCTLESGDVELLHNDALDADELAEGWILACQAVPTSPHLRIRFPE comes from the coding sequence ATGACCGACTACCTAGCCTTGCGCGTGGCGCGGGTGGTCGAAGAGACCGCCGATGCCCGCTCCCTGGTGTTCGACGTGCCGGAGGCGCTCAGCGAGCGCTTTCGCTACCAGCCGGGGCAGTTTTTGACCTTGCGCGTGCCGTTCGACGGCGGCTGGCTGCCACGCTGCTATTCGCTGTCGAGCACGCCGCTGCTGGATGAACCGCTGCGGGTCACCATCAAGCGGGTACGCGACGGGCGCGCCTCAAACTGGTTGTGCGAAACGCTGCAGGAGGGCCAGACCCTGGAGGTGATGCCCCCGGCTGGGGTATTCGTGCCCCGCGACCTGCAGGGCGATTTGCTGCTGTTCGGTGGCGGCAGCGGCATCACGCCGGTGCTGTCGATTCTGCGTTCGGCGCTGCTGGCCGGGCAGGGGCGCATCCTGTTGATCTACGCCAACCGCGACGAGCAGTCGGTGATTTTCCGCGATGAGCTGCGCCAGCTGGCCACGGTGCACCCGCAACGCCTGCAGGTGGTGCACTGGCTCGACTCGCTGCAGGGTATTCCGGCGGTGGGCCAGCTGGCCGAGCTGGCGCGGCCGTTCATCGATGCCCAGGCCTTCATCTGCGGGCCGGGGCCGTTCATGGATGCTGCGGTCGAGGCACTGAAGAGCCTCGGCATGCCGCCTGCGCGGGTGCATGTGGAACGCTTCGTGTCGCTGCCTGGCGAGGGCGAAGCGTTGCCGGTCACCCACAGCGACGCCGCCGTGGCCGCGCAACTGGCGGTGCGCCTGGATGGCGAGGAGCACACCCTGGCCTGCGACAGCGGCGAAACCTTGCTCGACGCCATGCAGCGCGCCGGCCTCAACCCGCCGAGTGCCTGCCGGGTAGGGGGATGCGCCTCGTGCATGTGCACCCTTGAAAGCGGGGACGTCGAGTTGCTGCACAACGATGCCCTGGATGCCGACGAACTGGCCGAAGGCTGGATCCTGGCCTGCCAGGCCGTGCCGACCAGCCCCCACCTGCGTATCCGCTTTCCGGAGTGA
- a CDS encoding RHS repeat-associated core domain-containing protein, which translates to MVVAKSSRHFYQHSRVSTVLDGSVTRSVFQCKGNLLAQFTSGAQVSRSIMTVNDSNTVISELGHDSKAQFAYTPYGRRPDQNESYNPFAFNGEQLDTITGGYLLGNGYRLFSPTLKRFCSPDNLSPFEKGGLNAYAYCSGTR; encoded by the coding sequence ATGGTCGTTGCAAAAAGCTCACGCCACTTCTACCAGCACAGCCGTGTTTCCACCGTACTTGATGGATCTGTGACACGGTCTGTTTTTCAGTGTAAGGGTAACCTGTTGGCGCAGTTCACATCGGGTGCGCAAGTATCGCGTTCGATCATGACGGTGAACGATTCCAACACCGTCATAAGCGAACTTGGACATGACAGCAAGGCGCAGTTCGCTTATACCCCCTATGGCCGACGCCCAGACCAGAACGAATCGTATAACCCCTTCGCGTTCAACGGTGAGCAGCTAGACACGATAACCGGCGGTTACTTGCTGGGCAATGGTTATCGCCTGTTTAGCCCCACGCTCAAGAGGTTCTGTAGCCCAGATAATCTAAGCCCGTTTGAGAAGGGTGGCTTGAACGCTTATGCGTACTGTTCGGGGACCCGGTAA
- a CDS encoding glucose 1-dehydrogenase, protein MSILQRFRIDGSVAIVTGSGRGIGRAIALAYAEAGADVVCAARSLDDVQAVAEEVRAMGRNALAFACDVNDSEQRQALVRHSHEHLGRITHLVNNVGGGGPNDPLSLSPEQFDEVLRFNVSSAYAFCQLCVPLMREAGGGNIVNISSVAARYSQRHFSAYGTAKAGLSHLTRLLAQDFAPQVRVNAVAPGPTLTAALQGVMPAAMRQSMEANTPLKCLGSPEDIAAAALYLASPASAWVTGKIIDVDGGADSSVWVG, encoded by the coding sequence ATGAGTATCCTGCAGCGATTCCGTATCGACGGCAGCGTTGCCATCGTCACCGGCAGTGGCCGTGGCATCGGCCGCGCCATCGCCCTGGCCTATGCCGAAGCCGGCGCCGATGTCGTCTGCGCCGCCCGTTCGCTGGACGATGTCCAGGCGGTGGCCGAAGAAGTCCGGGCCATGGGCCGCAATGCCCTGGCCTTTGCCTGCGACGTCAACGACAGCGAACAGCGCCAGGCGCTGGTCCGCCACAGCCACGAACACCTGGGCCGCATCACCCACCTGGTCAACAATGTCGGCGGTGGCGGCCCCAACGACCCGCTTAGCCTCAGCCCTGAGCAGTTCGACGAGGTGCTGCGTTTCAACGTCTCCAGCGCCTATGCCTTCTGCCAGCTGTGCGTGCCACTGATGCGCGAGGCCGGTGGCGGCAACATCGTCAACATCAGCTCAGTAGCGGCGCGTTACTCGCAGCGCCATTTCAGCGCCTACGGCACCGCCAAGGCCGGGCTCAGCCACCTGACCCGCCTGCTGGCCCAGGACTTCGCGCCGCAGGTGCGGGTCAACGCCGTCGCCCCCGGCCCGACGCTTACCGCCGCGTTGCAGGGCGTGATGCCGGCCGCGATGCGCCAGAGCATGGAAGCCAACACCCCGCTCAAGTGCCTGGGCAGCCCCGAAGACATTGCCGCCGCCGCCCTGTACCTGGCCAGCCCCGCCTCCGCCTGGGTCACCGGCAAGATCATCGACGTCGACGGCGGCGCCGATTCCAGCGTCTGGGTCGGCTGA
- a CDS encoding acetaldehyde dehydrogenase (acetylating): MSNKIRCALIGPGNIGTDLLYKLKRSEVLEPVWMVGIDASSEGLARARELGLKTTAEGVDGLLAHVLEDRIQIAFDATSAYVHAENSRKLNALGVLMIDLTPAAIGPYCVPPVNLKANLGLGVMNVNMVTCGGQATIPLVAAVSSVQPVEYAEIIATAASKSVGPGTRKNIDEFTRTTAGAVEQVGGARRGKAIIIINPAEPPLIMRDTVHCLTEGTPDQPAIRAAIDAMIAQVQRYVPGYRLVNGPVFDGNRVSIFMEVEGLGDYLPRYAGNLDIMTAAAARTAELFAEEILKGELVLRPAPNALA; this comes from the coding sequence ATGAGCAACAAGATCCGCTGTGCGTTGATCGGGCCGGGCAACATCGGCACCGACCTTTTGTACAAACTAAAACGCAGCGAGGTGCTGGAACCGGTGTGGATGGTCGGCATCGACGCCAGCTCCGAAGGCCTGGCGCGGGCCCGCGAATTGGGCCTGAAAACCACCGCCGAAGGCGTCGACGGGTTGCTGGCGCATGTGCTTGAAGACCGTATCCAGATCGCCTTCGACGCCACCTCTGCCTATGTGCACGCCGAGAACTCACGCAAGCTCAATGCCCTGGGCGTGCTGATGATCGACCTCACCCCGGCGGCCATCGGCCCCTACTGCGTACCACCGGTCAACCTCAAGGCCAACCTGGGCCTGGGCGTGATGAACGTCAACATGGTCACCTGCGGCGGCCAGGCGACCATCCCGCTGGTGGCCGCGGTGTCCAGCGTGCAGCCGGTGGAGTACGCCGAAATCATCGCCACCGCCGCGTCGAAATCGGTCGGTCCTGGCACGCGCAAGAACATCGACGAATTCACCCGCACCACCGCCGGCGCGGTGGAACAGGTGGGCGGCGCCCGCCGTGGCAAGGCGATCATCATCATCAACCCGGCCGAGCCGCCGCTGATCATGCGCGACACCGTGCACTGCCTGACCGAAGGCACCCCCGACCAGCCGGCCATCCGCGCCGCGATCGACGCCATGATCGCGCAGGTACAGCGCTATGTGCCGGGTTACCGACTGGTCAACGGCCCGGTGTTCGACGGCAACCGGGTATCGATTTTCATGGAAGTCGAAGGCCTGGGCGACTACCTGCCGCGCTACGCCGGCAACCTCGACATCATGACCGCCGCCGCGGCGCGCACCGCCGAACTGTTCGCCGAGGAAATCCTCAAGGGCGAACTGGTGCTGCGCCCTGCCCCTAACGCACTGGCCTAA
- the dmpG gene encoding 4-hydroxy-2-oxovalerate aldolase, with the protein MDLTGKRITVHDMCLRDGMHPKRHQISLDEMQRIACGLDAAGVPLIEVTHGDGLGGSSVNYGFPAHSDEEYLSAVIPLMKQAKVSALLLPGIGTVEHLKMAHELGVSTLRVATHCTEADVSEQHIAYARHLGMDTVGFLMMAHMNSPEGLVTQGKLMESFGANCIYLTDSAGYLLPHQVSERVAAMRAALRPETEIGFHGHHNLSMGVANSIAAIAAGASRIDAACAGLGAGAGNTPMEVLVAVCKRMGIETGVDVFGIQDVAEDLVVPIMDFPIRSDRDALTMGYAGVYGSFLLFAKRAEQKYGVSAREILVEMGRRGMVGGQEDMIEDTAMTLARLRA; encoded by the coding sequence ATGGACCTCACTGGCAAACGCATCACCGTACACGACATGTGCCTGCGCGACGGCATGCACCCCAAGCGCCACCAGATCAGCCTGGATGAAATGCAGCGCATCGCCTGTGGCCTCGACGCCGCCGGCGTGCCGCTGATCGAGGTGACCCACGGCGATGGCCTGGGTGGCAGCTCGGTGAACTACGGTTTTCCAGCACACAGTGACGAAGAATACCTGTCGGCGGTGATTCCGCTGATGAAGCAGGCCAAGGTGTCGGCGCTGCTGCTGCCGGGCATCGGCACCGTCGAGCACCTGAAAATGGCCCATGAACTGGGCGTCAGCACCTTGCGCGTGGCCACCCACTGCACCGAGGCCGATGTCAGCGAGCAGCATATCGCCTATGCCCGCCACCTAGGCATGGACACCGTCGGCTTCCTGATGATGGCGCACATGAACAGCCCCGAAGGGTTGGTTACCCAGGGCAAGTTGATGGAAAGCTTCGGTGCCAACTGCATCTACCTGACCGACTCGGCCGGCTACCTGCTGCCCCACCAGGTCAGCGAACGCGTTGCGGCCATGCGTGCTGCGCTGCGGCCAGAGACAGAAATCGGCTTCCATGGGCACCACAACCTGTCGATGGGCGTGGCCAACTCGATTGCCGCCATTGCCGCCGGTGCCAGCCGCATCGACGCTGCCTGCGCGGGCCTGGGCGCCGGGGCGGGGAATACGCCGATGGAGGTGCTGGTGGCGGTGTGCAAGCGCATGGGCATCGAAACCGGGGTGGATGTGTTCGGCATCCAGGATGTCGCCGAAGACCTGGTGGTGCCAATCATGGACTTCCCCATCCGTAGCGACCGCGATGCGCTGACCATGGGCTACGCCGGGGTTTACGGGTCGTTCCTGCTGTTTGCCAAGCGCGCCGAGCAAAAGTATGGCGTGTCGGCGCGGGAGATTCTGGTGGAGATGGGCCGACGCGGGATGGTCGGCGGCCAGGAAGACATGATCGAAGACACCGCGATGACCCTGGCGCGCCTGCGCGCCTGA
- a CDS encoding SDR family oxidoreductase: MSVTAISGSASGIGAAVSDALRAAGHEVIGIDRSDAEVIADLSTAQGREAAIAQVLELSGGVLDGLVCCAGVGVTAPSCGLIVAVNYFGVSQLLDGLQDALARGQAPAALVIGSVASTQPGAEQQPMTAAMLEGNEAKALALANELGQPHVAYACSKYAVTHQARRLAPAWAKRGIRLNVVAPGAVETPLHQASLDDARFGKAVREFVAPLGRAGRPDEIAQLVAFLQSGQAAFIHGSVVFIDGGMDAMVRAPRF; encoded by the coding sequence ATGTCTGTTACAGCTATCAGTGGCAGTGCCTCGGGCATTGGCGCGGCGGTCAGCGACGCGTTGCGTGCGGCAGGGCACGAGGTTATCGGCATCGACCGCAGCGACGCCGAGGTCATCGCCGACCTGTCCACCGCGCAAGGGCGCGAGGCGGCCATCGCCCAGGTGCTCGAGCTCAGTGGCGGTGTGCTCGACGGCCTGGTCTGTTGTGCCGGGGTTGGCGTGACCGCACCGTCCTGCGGGTTGATCGTTGCGGTGAACTATTTTGGCGTCAGCCAATTGCTCGATGGCTTGCAGGATGCACTGGCCCGTGGCCAGGCGCCGGCGGCCCTGGTGATTGGTTCGGTGGCGTCCACCCAGCCCGGTGCCGAGCAGCAGCCGATGACCGCGGCGATGCTGGAAGGCAACGAAGCGAAGGCACTGGCGTTAGCCAACGAACTGGGCCAGCCGCATGTGGCCTATGCCTGCTCCAAATACGCGGTGACCCACCAGGCCCGGCGCTTGGCGCCGGCCTGGGCCAAACGCGGCATTCGCCTGAACGTGGTGGCGCCGGGCGCGGTGGAGACGCCTTTGCACCAGGCTTCGCTGGACGACGCCCGGTTTGGCAAGGCGGTGCGTGAGTTCGTCGCGCCGCTGGGGCGTGCTGGTCGGCCCGATGAGATTGCTCAGTTGGTGGCGTTCCTGCAGTCCGGTCAGGCGGCTTTCATCCACGGCAGCGTGGTGTTCATCGATGGCGGCATGGACGCGATGGTGCGTGCGCCGCGTTTCTGA